In one Agathobacter rectalis ATCC 33656 genomic region, the following are encoded:
- the fsa gene encoding fructose-6-phosphate aldolase, translating into MKFFVDTANVEDIKKANDMGVICGVTTNPSLIAKEGRDFNEVIKEITSIVDGPISGEVKATTVDAEGMIKEGREIAAIHPNMVVKIPMTVEGLKAVKVLSSEGIKTNVTLIFSANQAILAANAGATYVSPFLGRLDDISQPGIELIRQISEIFDIYGYDTEIIAASIRNPIHVTDCALAGADIATIPYKVIEQMTKHPLTDQGIEKFQADYRAVFGD; encoded by the coding sequence ATGAAGTTTTTCGTAGATACAGCAAATGTCGAGGACATTAAGAAAGCAAACGATATGGGAGTCATCTGTGGAGTTACAACAAACCCTTCACTCATCGCAAAAGAGGGCAGAGACTTCAATGAGGTAATTAAAGAAATCACATCTATCGTTGACGGACCGATAAGCGGAGAGGTAAAAGCAACAACAGTTGATGCAGAGGGCATGATAAAAGAAGGACGTGAAATCGCAGCTATTCATCCAAACATGGTAGTTAAGATTCCTATGACAGTTGAGGGACTTAAGGCTGTCAAGGTACTTTCATCAGAGGGCATCAAGACAAACGTTACTCTTATTTTTTCAGCAAATCAGGCAATTCTTGCTGCAAATGCAGGTGCTACATATGTTTCACCTTTCCTTGGCAGACTTGATGATATCAGCCAGCCGGGCATTGAGCTGATCAGACAGATTTCTGAGATTTTTGATATCTATGGATATGACACAGAGATTATTGCAGCTTCAATCAGAAACCCGATTCATGTCACAGACTGTGCACTTGCAGGAGCTGATATCGCAACAATTCCTTACAAGGTTATTGAGCAGATGACAAAGCATCCGCTTACAGATCAGGGAATCGAGAAGTTCCAGGCTGATTACAGAGCTGTATTTGGGGATTAG
- a CDS encoding DeoR/GlpR family DNA-binding transcription regulator — MLQLERQQKILDYLKENRKATTNELSELLGVSTTTIRTDLNQMDKEKLLTKTHGGAIYKDKTHDMTDLTSRAYLFHDRALENKEAKEEIANEAIKLVSDHMCIFLDASSTAYTLGMKLSGFTELTVITNGINLALELKDIPGVTVILTGGIVTSASASIEGLLGADLLKKIHTDIAFVSARGFSVEDGLTDFSIYEADLKHMCIKASAKTVALVDHTKFDTTSISSYASLDDINMVITDSGISPETADIYEKAGTDIVISGI; from the coding sequence ATGCTGCAATTAGAAAGACAACAAAAGATTCTCGATTATTTAAAAGAAAACCGCAAGGCCACCACCAATGAGCTCAGCGAGCTGCTTGGTGTATCGACCACAACAATAAGAACAGATTTAAACCAGATGGATAAGGAAAAGCTTCTGACAAAGACTCACGGCGGTGCTATCTACAAGGATAAAACCCATGACATGACTGATTTAACCTCGAGGGCCTACCTGTTCCATGACCGCGCCCTGGAAAACAAGGAAGCTAAAGAGGAGATTGCAAACGAGGCGATAAAGCTCGTAAGTGACCATATGTGTATATTCCTTGATGCCAGCTCCACAGCCTACACTCTCGGCATGAAGCTTTCAGGCTTTACAGAGCTGACCGTCATCACCAATGGCATCAATCTGGCTTTAGAGCTAAAGGATATCCCGGGTGTCACAGTCATCCTGACAGGCGGTATCGTAACCAGTGCATCCGCTTCCATAGAAGGACTGCTTGGCGCTGATTTACTCAAAAAGATACACACAGATATCGCGTTCGTGTCAGCAAGAGGCTTCTCTGTAGAAGACGGACTGACTGATTTCAGTATATACGAGGCTGATTTAAAGCACATGTGTATCAAGGCTTCCGCTAAAACTGTGGCTCTTGTAGACCACACCAAGTTTGATACCACATCCATATCAAGCTATGCATCGCTTGATGACATCAATATGGTAATCACCGACTCCGGTATCTCTCCTGAGACAGCAGATATATATGAGAAGGCAGGCACTGATATTGTTATATCCGGAATATAA
- a CDS encoding tetratricopeptide repeat-containing diguanylate cyclase, translated as MGILQKADRCMDEAAALFGENKLFLAENKAQETAGLYKSCGAYEQMAKTVNFMGVIYASIGDLSMSIDCYLEAMDVAVEQGSTEIIMLVNNNIGSLYMELGLYEKAIRYFNEALELCKPPLHGERDSYYQELLMLHLNLCISYTGINEFEKAEKHLSDAILFNEIAGSDKNRFLIDMSQAHMLWKMGNEDEVRDHVEELVEGAINNINSANYVLEILSLCNLFMNMGEFDAWKKVIVEYERFAIETENLFFQKTCVKMWMKYESAMGDTEAYNKLCVYYANLHSMQVKEQIKRLGDTIDLKLQLQETEYERRKAVRLNYTDMLTGMGNKFKMRNDFEKLVSKNQDSDGAGITFGVVDIDFFKSFNRNSGRVTGDAVLKELSSIINESIKDKGMGYHFYGDEFYIILQETDEDIIKNIAEHIRLELAKKQILHESSKVDEYLTVSQAYVTAPDVKVPDEFSKLFKTVDEVLNDVKEKGRNAYKIV; from the coding sequence ATGGGTATATTGCAAAAGGCAGACAGATGTATGGATGAGGCAGCAGCCTTATTTGGCGAGAATAAGCTTTTTTTGGCAGAGAATAAGGCACAGGAGACAGCCGGTCTTTATAAGAGCTGTGGCGCATATGAGCAGATGGCAAAGACTGTCAATTTTATGGGAGTCATATATGCATCTATTGGAGACTTAAGCATGTCAATTGACTGCTACCTAGAGGCTATGGATGTAGCTGTGGAGCAGGGCTCAACAGAGATAATCATGCTTGTAAACAATAATATAGGCTCACTCTATATGGAGCTTGGATTGTATGAAAAGGCTATCAGATATTTCAACGAAGCACTGGAGCTGTGCAAGCCACCGCTGCATGGAGAGAGGGATAGCTATTATCAGGAGCTTCTCATGCTTCATCTGAATCTGTGCATCTCATACACAGGAATTAACGAGTTTGAAAAGGCAGAAAAGCATCTTTCTGATGCGATACTCTTTAATGAGATAGCTGGCAGTGATAAAAACAGATTTCTGATAGATATGTCACAGGCACATATGCTATGGAAGATGGGAAATGAGGATGAGGTCAGAGATCATGTGGAAGAGCTGGTTGAGGGTGCGATAAACAATATCAATTCTGCCAATTATGTGCTTGAGATACTAAGCCTTTGCAATCTATTTATGAATATGGGGGAGTTCGATGCATGGAAAAAGGTTATTGTGGAGTATGAACGCTTTGCTATTGAAACAGAAAATTTGTTTTTCCAGAAGACCTGTGTCAAGATGTGGATGAAATATGAGAGCGCCATGGGTGATACAGAGGCGTACAACAAGCTGTGCGTATATTACGCAAATCTCCACTCTATGCAGGTGAAGGAGCAGATAAAGCGTCTTGGTGATACAATCGACCTTAAGCTTCAGCTTCAGGAGACTGAGTATGAGCGCCGTAAGGCAGTCAGACTCAACTACACAGATATGCTTACAGGCATGGGCAATAAGTTCAAGATGCGAAACGATTTTGAAAAGCTTGTGAGCAAAAATCAGGATTCAGATGGTGCAGGAATCACGTTTGGAGTAGTGGATATAGATTTCTTCAAGTCATTTAACAGAAACAGTGGCAGAGTCACCGGTGATGCAGTGCTAAAAGAATTGTCATCCATAATAAATGAGAGCATCAAAGATAAGGGAATGGGGTATCATTTCTATGGTGATGAATTCTACATAATCCTGCAGGAAACGGATGAGGATATCATTAAAAATATAGCCGAGCATATAAGACTTGAGCTTGCCAAAAAACAGATACTTCATGAGAGCTCTAAGGTGGATGAGTATCTGACTGTATCACAGGCATATGTTACCGCCCCAGATGTAAAGGTGCCGGATGAGTTTTCAAAGCTGTTCAAGACGGTGGATGAAGTGCTCAATGATGTGAAGGAAAAGGGTAGAAATGCATATAAGATAGTCTGA
- the purE gene encoding 5-(carboxyamino)imidazole ribonucleotide mutase — protein sequence MAKVGIVMGSDSDLKVMSKAADMLEELGIEYELTIISAHREPDELIEWTRGAENRDVKVIIAGAGMAAALPGMCAALFALPVIGVPLSGKNLDGMDAVFSIMQMPPGVPVATVAIDGAKNAAILAAKILAAGDDAILEKIKNYTADMKAQVVAKDAKLKQVGYKQYLAEK from the coding sequence ATGGCAAAGGTTGGAATAGTTATGGGCAGCGACTCAGATTTAAAGGTGATGAGTAAGGCGGCAGATATGCTTGAAGAGCTCGGCATAGAGTATGAGCTCACCATCATCTCGGCACACCGTGAGCCGGATGAGCTTATTGAGTGGACAAGAGGCGCTGAGAATAGAGATGTAAAGGTAATAATAGCAGGAGCGGGAATGGCAGCAGCACTTCCGGGAATGTGTGCAGCGCTTTTTGCACTTCCTGTTATCGGAGTACCGCTTTCAGGAAAGAATCTGGATGGAATGGATGCAGTGTTCTCAATCATGCAGATGCCACCTGGAGTGCCTGTTGCCACAGTTGCAATTGACGGTGCGAAAAATGCAGCAATCCTTGCAGCAAAGATACTCGCAGCAGGTGATGATGCAATCCTTGAGAAAATCAAAAACTATACAGCAGATATGAAGGCTCAGGTTGTAGCAAAGGATGCGAAACTGAAACAGGTTGGATATAAGCAGTATCTTGCTGAGAAATAG